One window of the Leptospira koniambonensis genome contains the following:
- a CDS encoding GMC family oxidoreductase yields the protein MKTEEKTNVHFDYDYIVVGSGFGGSVSAMRLSQKGYSVLVIESGKRWTAKEFPKTNWSVHKYLWMPRLGFYGIQRLNLLKDFFLVSGAGVGGGSLVYANTLYVPSEKTLNHPTYKKIGGKDGMLPFYKVASRMLGVVQNPHLDKSDAILKEIAQEMGRGETFSPTPVGVFFGEKQGQTVKDPFFLGEGPERTTCNLCGGCMVGCRFNSKNTLDKNYLFFAEKLGTKVLPETKVTDLVPLNEYGEPDPNASGEFGYQLSTRSTTGWFGSPKRKFKAKSVVLSAAVMGTVGLLLRSREAGHMRRLSNRLGDDVRTNSETVLGVTKFGKDVDFSRGVAITSSIHPDEHTHIEPVRYSRGSDFFGALASVLTDGGGFFPRPLKYFFTMFTQPIYFLKASWPFGFAKNSLILLVMQTLDNKVKLVRTRRMSWPFEKSMTSAISSGEKVPSYIPIANQTARKVAKKIGGIPRSSLNDVLLNAPITGHIMGGCVMGSDPEEGVIDFENKVYGYKNLRVCDSSMIPVNLGVNPSLSITAMTERAMSMIPPKENKSVSNFEFEKQFGITSVVFPKI from the coding sequence ATGAAGACAGAAGAGAAAACAAATGTTCATTTTGATTACGACTATATCGTAGTAGGTTCAGGCTTTGGCGGAAGTGTTTCCGCAATGAGATTAAGCCAAAAAGGGTATTCTGTCTTAGTAATCGAGTCCGGCAAACGATGGACTGCTAAAGAATTTCCTAAAACGAATTGGTCTGTTCACAAATATTTATGGATGCCTAGATTAGGTTTTTACGGGATCCAAAGATTGAATCTTTTAAAAGATTTTTTTCTAGTTAGTGGTGCAGGAGTGGGCGGAGGTTCTTTGGTATATGCAAACACACTTTACGTTCCTTCTGAAAAAACATTAAATCATCCTACATATAAAAAGATCGGTGGCAAAGATGGAATGCTTCCTTTTTATAAAGTTGCTTCCAGAATGTTGGGAGTTGTTCAAAATCCACACTTAGATAAATCGGATGCTATTTTAAAAGAGATCGCGCAAGAAATGGGAAGAGGAGAGACTTTCTCACCAACTCCTGTTGGAGTATTCTTCGGTGAAAAACAAGGACAAACAGTAAAAGATCCTTTTTTCTTGGGTGAAGGTCCTGAAAGAACTACATGCAATCTTTGCGGAGGTTGTATGGTAGGATGTCGTTTTAATTCTAAAAACACATTAGATAAAAATTATCTATTTTTTGCGGAGAAGTTAGGGACTAAAGTCCTTCCTGAAACAAAAGTAACTGATCTAGTACCATTAAATGAATATGGAGAACCAGATCCGAATGCAAGTGGAGAATTTGGTTATCAACTTTCTACTAGGTCTACGACTGGTTGGTTCGGCTCTCCCAAAAGAAAATTTAAAGCTAAATCTGTTGTACTTTCTGCTGCAGTGATGGGAACTGTAGGTTTACTTTTGCGTTCTAGGGAAGCAGGACATATGAGACGTCTTTCTAATCGTTTAGGAGATGATGTTCGTACGAATAGTGAAACAGTTTTGGGAGTTACTAAGTTCGGAAAGGACGTGGATTTTTCTAGAGGAGTTGCAATCACTTCTTCTATTCATCCTGATGAACACACTCATATAGAGCCGGTTCGTTATTCAAGGGGTTCTGATTTTTTCGGGGCTCTGGCGAGTGTTCTAACTGATGGCGGAGGTTTCTTTCCTAGACCTCTTAAATATTTTTTCACAATGTTCACTCAGCCAATTTACTTTTTGAAAGCATCTTGGCCTTTCGGGTTTGCTAAAAATTCTCTCATTCTTCTCGTCATGCAGACCTTGGACAATAAGGTAAAGTTGGTTAGAACAAGAAGAATGTCCTGGCCTTTCGAAAAGTCCATGACATCTGCTATTAGTTCAGGGGAGAAGGTACCTTCTTATATTCCAATCGCAAATCAAACAGCAAGAAAGGTCGCTAAGAAGATAGGAGGAATTCCTAGAAGTTCTTTAAATGATGTTCTTCTGAATGCTCCTATCACAGGTCATATCATGGGCGGTTGCGTGATGGGCTCGGACCCAGAAGAAGGTGTGATCGATTTTGAAAATAAGGTTTACGGTTATAAAAATCTAAGAGTTTGCGATAGCTCTATGATCCCTGTGAATCTTGGAGTAAACCCTTCCCTTTCTATAACTGCAATGACTGAAAGAGCAATGTCAATGATCCCTCCAAAAGAAAATAAGTCTGTATCTAATTTTGAATTCGAGAAACAATTTGGGATCACATCTGTGGTCTTTCCTAAAATCTGA
- a CDS encoding CPBP family intramembrane glutamic endopeptidase, producing the protein MGLLKESLKDFFQTKKDWISFGGVFLLFLIFWSYNYSFRFAPLFTQALKDNQIGLSLFYFLFFAAGALVIYPIVLAFYGRLNEFKPSIPLILGFVVVLAIVCSARIRDSELFRWAGSSSIEIAMLTINYVGTILAYIVLPIAWIIVRKNSPDRFLGLSKSPKFGEVLFLLGLMLPIIAIASFSLSFLSVYPRFAGRLSDGYLIYPPALWIILFEISYALDFAVLETFFRGFMVFPLASRVGSKPAVLGMAFMYGLLHFTKPQYEALGSFFGGFILGMISYRTKSVYAGILIHIGVALAMELAATLQFLYFME; encoded by the coding sequence TTGGGCTTATTAAAAGAAAGTTTAAAGGATTTTTTTCAAACCAAAAAAGATTGGATCTCTTTCGGGGGAGTGTTCCTTCTATTTTTAATTTTTTGGTCTTATAATTATTCCTTTCGATTTGCTCCACTTTTTACTCAGGCTTTAAAAGATAACCAGATCGGTTTAAGTCTATTTTACTTTTTATTCTTTGCCGCTGGTGCATTGGTTATCTATCCGATCGTTCTCGCGTTTTATGGAAGACTAAACGAATTCAAACCTTCTATTCCTTTGATCTTAGGTTTTGTAGTAGTCCTTGCGATTGTATGTTCTGCAAGGATCAGGGACTCTGAGTTATTCAGATGGGCTGGCTCTTCTTCCATAGAAATTGCAATGCTTACTATTAACTATGTGGGAACCATTCTTGCATATATTGTATTACCAATAGCTTGGATTATTGTACGCAAAAATTCTCCAGATCGATTTTTAGGTTTAAGTAAGTCTCCAAAGTTCGGAGAAGTATTATTCTTATTAGGATTGATGCTTCCTATAATCGCGATCGCATCCTTCTCTCTTTCTTTTCTCTCGGTATACCCTAGATTTGCAGGAAGACTATCAGATGGTTATTTGATCTATCCTCCTGCTTTGTGGATCATTCTATTCGAAATTTCTTATGCACTAGACTTTGCAGTTTTAGAAACTTTTTTCAGAGGGTTTATGGTTTTTCCTCTGGCTTCCAGAGTGGGAAGTAAACCTGCAGTTTTGGGAATGGCATTCATGTATGGCTTATTACATTTTACAAAACCCCAATATGAAGCATTAGGTTCTTTTTTTGGTGGTTTTATACTAGGAATGATCTCTTATAGGACTAAATCAGTATATGCAGGAATTTTGATACATATAGGGGTTGCTTTGGCAATGGAACTTGCCGCTACTTTACAGTTTTTATATTTTATGGAGTAA
- a CDS encoding NAD-dependent succinate-semialdehyde dehydrogenase, producing the protein MIQLNRPSLFKNSNFYSGEWRTFSKTIPVFDPATGEKIGEVPDLPREEVRKVLEFAEKSQKEWAKTIAKQRARFLRNWADLMIQNKEDLAKIMTWEQGKPLAESRGEIDYAASYLEWFSEEAKRAYGDLIPTHRKELRLMAWKEPVGVTGILTPWNFPSSMITRKIGPALAAGCVVISKPSELTPYSAIALAVLAEEAGIPSGVFQVITGQPEPIANEFLENKIVRKISFTGSTRVGKILLEKSANQVKRISLELGGNAPFIVFADANIKEAIRGGILSKFRNAGQTCVCTNRFLVEEKIAEEFAHGLAEEVSKFKVGNGFEEGVNIGPLIHSAAVKKVDSHLKDAIEKGGKLLVGGKPHSLGRNFYEPSVLSGISEKSLCFQEETFGPLAPIKSFKTEEEALQIANASDVGLASYVYTNDSARIWRISEALEAGMVSVNEGILSTEQVPFGGVKESGMGREGSKYGIEEYQEIKYICWGGQG; encoded by the coding sequence ATGATCCAACTCAATCGACCTTCTTTATTCAAAAATTCTAATTTTTATTCAGGAGAATGGAGAACCTTCTCAAAGACAATCCCAGTATTTGATCCAGCAACAGGTGAGAAGATTGGAGAAGTTCCAGATCTTCCAAGAGAAGAAGTAAGAAAAGTTTTGGAGTTTGCAGAGAAATCCCAAAAAGAATGGGCTAAGACGATCGCTAAACAAAGAGCTAGATTTCTCAGGAACTGGGCAGATCTAATGATCCAAAATAAAGAAGACCTAGCAAAAATTATGACCTGGGAACAGGGAAAACCTTTGGCAGAATCCAGAGGTGAGATTGATTACGCTGCTTCTTATTTGGAATGGTTTTCAGAAGAAGCAAAACGTGCTTATGGAGATTTGATCCCCACTCACAGAAAAGAACTTAGATTGATGGCTTGGAAAGAGCCAGTAGGCGTTACTGGAATTTTAACACCATGGAATTTTCCTTCTTCCATGATCACTCGAAAAATAGGACCTGCACTTGCAGCAGGATGTGTCGTGATCTCTAAACCTTCTGAACTTACTCCATATTCTGCCATTGCGTTAGCTGTTCTTGCGGAAGAAGCAGGAATTCCCTCAGGAGTTTTCCAAGTTATTACTGGGCAACCTGAACCGATCGCAAACGAATTTTTAGAAAACAAAATTGTTCGTAAGATCAGTTTTACAGGTTCTACAAGAGTCGGAAAAATACTTTTGGAAAAATCAGCAAACCAAGTGAAAAGAATTTCTTTAGAATTAGGAGGTAATGCTCCATTTATAGTATTCGCGGATGCAAATATAAAAGAAGCAATACGTGGAGGAATTCTTTCAAAATTTCGTAATGCAGGACAAACCTGCGTATGCACGAACAGATTTTTGGTAGAAGAAAAGATCGCAGAAGAATTCGCTCACGGTTTAGCGGAAGAAGTTTCCAAATTCAAAGTAGGAAATGGTTTTGAAGAAGGAGTTAATATTGGCCCTTTAATTCATTCTGCCGCAGTTAAAAAAGTAGACTCTCATCTAAAGGACGCCATCGAAAAAGGAGGAAAACTTTTGGTGGGAGGGAAACCTCATTCTCTTGGTAGGAACTTCTACGAACCGAGCGTTCTCTCGGGAATTTCCGAAAAATCATTATGTTTTCAAGAAGAAACATTCGGTCCTCTTGCACCTATTAAAAGTTTCAAAACGGAAGAGGAAGCATTACAAATTGCAAACGCAAGCGACGTAGGTTTAGCATCTTACGTATATACAAACGATTCTGCCAGGATCTGGAGAATTTCAGAAGCATTAGAAGCTGGGATGGTGTCTGTAAACGAAGGTATTCTATCAACGGAGCAAGTACCTTTTGGAGGAGTAAAAGAGTCCGGTATGGGTAGAGAAGGTTCTAAATATGGGATAGAAGAATACCAGGAAATAAAATATATCTGCTGGGGCGGACAAGGTTAA
- a CDS encoding SpoIIE family protein phosphatase has protein sequence MDPFYFNFYFFGSLLASLFSLYVSFFFLTIKDRSKAAFHLGLSSLSTTIFHFGYLVAFCSPEDWTIFHRWIVIPFPMVGYTQLFIFFFYFPTPKKEKLGLTLYAVLYAGVITLAIFYIMLSLKSTRSFVMGSHYWDFETHLFYKVFSLIVFLYNFIFLIAAIWRAIVEKGGERRSVIYITLAYLTITLLPGITNALSREGTVSRAVYQQTADILLVAGLFLILIVYVNATKERTTILSRIVGVSMATFLLAFQLVGFAILNGYDSSFDLIKKEEAKLVVLQGETPNGFAYLTSYDPNENQFLTERGFKDPRFDSEDRLEIKFFYISKNLTSLGRLPASTRLERSKTILENSPKEFYAYQDGLKQFLESKGSDSVSDEDVREFFRYLNKKLKVVRSKYSHLPSKSDAPAIYKLLKSEEVGLSAILEKVKVKAEADLKADISESDLDKTILLPLTPIREVGERIYRGTKYYKVGDDKPQYYVSYLVVHPTNGNVYEVGFTYISFRTFIHEPALILVVCLLAIMLVISLGFRFFFQNALIKPMDEVVVGLTEVNSGNLDYRLEPRVEDEIGFIARSFNRMARSIQAARKRLEQYANELEEKVKERTKELEQTLGEVQELKQQQDGDYFLTSLLIKPLGANKAVHENVKVDFLLEQKKKFTFRRYHDEIGGDLNISNHIDLLGRSYTVFLNADAMGKSMQGAGGALVLGSVFESIIERTRLADNMKNQSPERWLKNAFTELHKVFESFDGSMLVSSVMGLVDDEVGILYFINAEHPWTVLYRDGIASFIEDELMFRKLGTTGMEGRIFIKTFQLEPGDVIIAGSDGRDDILIGTDADGGRIINDDEKLFLRIVEEGRGDLGGIYNCITGRGPLTDDLSLIRLSFKEDDSDQKVHDEQKQKIKELLNRAKETSQNKDVSEAITYLEEAENLDSRIPEVKKNFVKLFLKLKDYSKAAHYAEDYLNIKPVDKEILYVASFAARKAGQLKKALDFGERLRLREPDHFKNLMNLAQVYIALKNYERAMSMVQSALHIEPENEAVLRIRDVLRKNWRQ, from the coding sequence ATGGACCCTTTTTATTTTAACTTTTACTTCTTCGGATCCTTACTCGCTTCCTTATTTTCTTTGTACGTTTCCTTTTTCTTTCTGACCATCAAGGACAGAAGTAAGGCGGCATTTCATCTAGGTCTTTCGAGTTTATCAACAACCATATTTCATTTTGGTTACTTGGTAGCCTTTTGCTCTCCTGAAGACTGGACGATCTTTCATAGGTGGATCGTGATCCCATTCCCGATGGTGGGGTACACTCAGCTTTTTATCTTCTTCTTTTATTTCCCAACTCCTAAAAAAGAAAAGTTAGGACTGACTTTGTATGCGGTCTTGTATGCAGGAGTTATAACCTTAGCAATCTTCTATATTATGCTTTCTTTAAAGTCTACTCGAAGTTTCGTAATGGGTAGTCATTATTGGGATTTTGAAACTCATTTATTCTACAAAGTTTTTTCTCTTATAGTTTTCCTTTACAACTTCATCTTTTTGATCGCAGCGATTTGGAGAGCGATCGTTGAAAAAGGAGGGGAGAGAAGGTCCGTAATTTATATCACTCTTGCTTATCTGACAATTACACTTTTACCAGGCATTACAAATGCTTTAAGTAGAGAAGGTACTGTTTCTAGAGCAGTATATCAACAAACAGCGGACATTCTTCTTGTAGCAGGATTATTTTTAATTCTGATCGTTTATGTAAATGCAACCAAAGAAAGAACCACAATCTTAAGCAGGATTGTGGGAGTGAGTATGGCAACATTCCTTCTCGCTTTTCAGCTGGTGGGATTTGCAATATTAAACGGATATGATTCTTCTTTCGATCTAATCAAAAAAGAAGAAGCGAAACTGGTCGTATTACAGGGAGAAACTCCGAACGGATTCGCATATTTGACTTCTTATGATCCAAACGAAAATCAATTTCTAACTGAAAGAGGTTTTAAGGACCCAAGATTCGATTCTGAAGATAGATTAGAGATAAAATTCTTTTATATTTCTAAAAATCTTACGAGTTTAGGAAGGCTCCCAGCAAGTACAAGATTAGAAAGATCCAAAACTATTTTAGAAAATTCTCCCAAAGAATTTTATGCATACCAAGACGGACTGAAACAATTTTTAGAATCTAAGGGTAGTGATTCAGTTTCTGACGAAGATGTACGAGAATTTTTCAGATATCTGAACAAAAAATTAAAAGTAGTTCGAAGTAAATATTCTCATTTACCTTCTAAATCAGATGCTCCTGCAATTTATAAACTTTTAAAATCGGAAGAAGTTGGGCTCTCCGCAATTTTAGAAAAAGTCAAGGTAAAGGCAGAAGCTGATCTTAAGGCAGATATATCAGAGTCGGACTTGGATAAAACGATACTTCTACCCTTAACTCCGATCAGAGAAGTGGGAGAACGGATCTATAGAGGAACGAAATATTATAAAGTAGGAGATGATAAGCCGCAATACTATGTTTCCTACCTGGTTGTACATCCTACAAACGGGAATGTATACGAAGTAGGTTTTACTTACATATCCTTCAGAACATTCATACATGAACCTGCGTTAATCTTGGTTGTATGTTTACTTGCAATCATGTTGGTGATTAGTTTGGGATTCAGATTTTTCTTCCAAAATGCTCTAATCAAACCTATGGACGAAGTCGTCGTAGGTTTAACTGAAGTAAATTCAGGAAATTTGGATTATAGACTTGAACCAAGGGTAGAAGACGAGATTGGATTTATCGCAAGATCATTCAACAGAATGGCAAGGTCCATCCAAGCAGCACGAAAAAGATTAGAACAATACGCTAATGAGTTAGAGGAAAAAGTAAAAGAACGAACCAAGGAATTGGAACAAACCTTGGGAGAAGTACAAGAACTCAAACAACAACAGGATGGAGACTATTTCTTAACTTCTCTTTTGATCAAACCTTTAGGTGCAAACAAGGCAGTTCATGAAAACGTAAAGGTAGATTTTTTACTAGAACAAAAGAAAAAATTCACATTCAGAAGATATCATGATGAGATCGGTGGAGACTTAAACATCTCCAATCATATAGATTTATTGGGAAGATCTTATACTGTATTTTTGAACGCTGATGCAATGGGAAAATCCATGCAAGGTGCTGGCGGTGCTCTAGTTCTTGGATCTGTTTTTGAATCTATAATAGAAAGAACCAGACTTGCCGATAATATGAAAAATCAGTCTCCGGAACGTTGGTTGAAAAATGCGTTTACGGAACTTCATAAGGTTTTCGAAAGTTTCGACGGTTCCATGTTGGTTTCTTCGGTAATGGGTCTTGTAGACGACGAAGTTGGTATTTTATATTTTATTAATGCAGAACACCCTTGGACAGTTCTATACAGGGATGGAATTGCAAGCTTCATAGAAGATGAGTTGATGTTCCGAAAATTAGGAACCACTGGAATGGAAGGTCGTATTTTTATCAAAACCTTCCAATTAGAACCTGGAGATGTGATCATTGCTGGCTCCGACGGTAGAGACGATATTTTGATCGGGACAGACGCAGATGGGGGAAGGATTATCAATGATGACGAAAAACTTTTCCTAAGGATCGTGGAAGAAGGTAGAGGTGACCTAGGTGGAATTTATAATTGTATTACAGGTAGGGGACCTCTTACTGATGACCTTTCTCTTATCAGACTCTCTTTTAAAGAAGATGATTCAGATCAAAAAGTTCACGATGAGCAAAAACAAAAAATAAAAGAACTACTTAATAGAGCTAAGGAAACTTCTCAAAACAAAGATGTCTCAGAGGCTATTACTTATCTGGAAGAAGCGGAGAATTTAGACAGTCGCATTCCAGAAGTTAAGAAAAATTTCGTAAAATTGTTCTTAAAGCTCAAGGATTATTCCAAAGCAGCACATTACGCAGAAGACTACTTGAATATCAAACCTGTAGATAAGGAAATTTTGTATGTAGCTTCCTTTGCCGCAAGAAAGGCGGGGCAGTTAAAAAAGGCCTTAGACTTTGGAGAAAGATTGAGATTAAGAGAGCCGGATCATTTCAAAAATCTAATGAATCTGGCTCAAGTATATATCGCTTTAAAAAATTATGAAAGAGCAATGTCTATGGTCCAATCTGCTCTTCATATAGAACCTGAAAACGAAGCGGTGCTTAGGATCAGAGATGTTCTTAGGAAAAATTGGCGTCAGTAG
- a CDS encoding methyl-accepting chemotaxis protein: MNDERTMEKIAALGPLTINRIRIGLVFLILASLAASWEQSSFEQNMAYLGGTISMAIVSLVNLFFSYRNGKIPKSLGMISVILDILILASVMFFAASTDKNMSSGIIRQIILYAINVILIVYSGLLLTPRFVVIAGIVSAVAQGAVILNCYLHGVVFSEEPLEVLSPGFASTSEQILKLIFLIVIAFIVRSVINIFGLMRDAEEEKLNTIIVSGNELKKSKERMDSAAVSLREKSRSLRNFSNEFFDVINNHAASFDEIGSTLSEFLSQIESAASSVKDQFGRIELLVKESQNLRSLIDKISGYSSELNDRIHSVLNTGKEVTEFVSGLSESLESLGESFRSVGEVTVIMADVADRTNLLSLNASIEAARAGVAGRGFAVVATEVSKLAESSGQNAARISKIIGESNDYVDKGRNRALVTSEKVKNQEDQFAAFLGRFNELNGLLEDQIKINDQFLASLSELRKLSAGIETSSNEQNSGASMILGAISELQGSMDSLLRKSELLSDTIRVLEEEAELLGKEH; the protein is encoded by the coding sequence ATGAATGATGAACGAACCATGGAAAAGATCGCCGCGTTAGGTCCTTTGACTATTAACCGGATCCGCATAGGATTAGTTTTTCTAATTTTAGCCTCTTTAGCTGCTTCTTGGGAACAAAGTTCCTTCGAACAAAATATGGCTTACCTAGGGGGAACGATCTCAATGGCGATCGTCTCTCTGGTGAATTTATTCTTTTCTTATCGAAATGGAAAGATCCCGAAATCGCTTGGGATGATCTCAGTCATTTTAGATATATTAATACTTGCGAGTGTTATGTTTTTCGCCGCTTCTACGGATAAGAACATGTCTTCGGGTATCATTAGACAAATTATATTATATGCGATTAATGTAATATTGATCGTTTATTCGGGATTACTCTTAACTCCAAGATTTGTAGTTATTGCAGGAATTGTATCGGCAGTTGCACAAGGTGCAGTAATATTAAATTGTTATCTTCATGGAGTTGTATTTTCAGAAGAGCCATTAGAAGTACTTTCTCCAGGATTTGCCTCCACCTCTGAACAAATTTTAAAACTAATTTTTCTGATCGTGATCGCTTTTATAGTGAGAAGTGTAATTAACATATTCGGACTTATGCGAGATGCGGAAGAAGAAAAATTAAACACCATCATTGTATCCGGAAATGAATTGAAAAAAAGTAAGGAAAGAATGGATTCTGCTGCAGTATCGCTAAGAGAAAAATCCAGATCTTTAAGAAACTTCTCTAATGAATTTTTCGATGTGATCAATAATCACGCGGCCTCTTTCGATGAGATAGGAAGTACTTTAAGCGAATTTTTATCCCAGATAGAAAGTGCTGCCTCAAGCGTTAAGGATCAATTCGGAAGAATAGAATTGCTCGTAAAAGAAAGCCAAAATTTAAGATCTTTGATCGATAAGATTTCGGGTTATTCTTCTGAGTTAAATGATCGTATCCATTCTGTTTTGAATACAGGAAAAGAAGTGACTGAATTTGTTTCAGGACTTTCTGAATCTTTGGAATCCCTTGGAGAATCTTTCCGTTCTGTGGGAGAGGTTACAGTAATCATGGCCGATGTTGCAGATCGTACCAATTTACTTTCTTTAAATGCTTCGATAGAAGCAGCAAGGGCAGGAGTTGCAGGAAGAGGTTTCGCAGTGGTTGCGACTGAAGTTTCTAAACTCGCAGAAAGCAGCGGTCAAAATGCTGCAAGGATCTCTAAAATAATAGGTGAGTCGAATGATTACGTAGACAAAGGAAGAAATCGAGCCTTGGTGACTTCAGAAAAAGTCAAAAACCAAGAGGATCAGTTTGCTGCGTTCTTAGGTAGATTCAATGAATTGAATGGACTTCTTGAAGACCAAATCAAAATAAACGACCAATTTTTAGCCAGTCTCTCCGAGTTACGTAAACTTTCTGCAGGAATTGAGACTTCTTCAAACGAACAAAACTCAGGGGCTTCTATGATACTGGGAGCGATATCTGAATTGCAGGGTTCAATGGATTCTTTATTGAGAAAGAGTGAACTTTTATCTGATACAATAAGGGTATTGGAAGAAGAAGCCGAGCTCCTCGGAAAAGAACATTGA